A portion of the Nitrososphaerota archaeon genome contains these proteins:
- a CDS encoding helix-turn-helix transcriptional regulator, translating to MSLRELREKYKYDEEYIYYGLVLDLTYYLKQFMIEKGVSEDHLAQKMGVSTEYIRNLLSGENISLETVAKILSVLQVDGGIKIIDREKESSTFVSM from the coding sequence ATGAGTTTAAGAGAACTTAGAGAGAAATATAAGTATGATGAAGAGTATATCTACTACGGATTAGTCCTAGATCTAACTTACTATCTGAAGCAATTTATGATAGAGAAAGGAGTTAGTGAAGATCATCTTGCACAGAAGATGGGTGTATCTACTGAATATATTCGAAACTTACTTAGTGGTGAAAATATATCTCTAGAAACTGTTGCCAAAATACTTTCAGTTCTCCAAGTAGATGGTGGTATCAAGATTATTGACAGAGAGAAAGAATCTTCTACTTTTGTCTCTATGTAG